The following coding sequences are from one Pongo abelii isolate AG06213 chromosome 3, NHGRI_mPonAbe1-v2.0_pri, whole genome shotgun sequence window:
- the CDKN2AIP gene encoding CDKN2A-interacting protein isoform X2, protein MDKILSMAEGIKVTDAPTYTTRDELVAKVKKRGISSSNEGVEEPSKKRVIEGKNSSAVEQDHAKTSAKTERASAQQENSSTCTGSAIKSESGNSARSSGISSQNSSTSDGDRSVSSQSSSSVSSQVTTAGSGKASEAEAPDKHGSASFVSLLKSSVNSHMTQSTDSRQQSGSPKKSALEGSSASASQSSSEIEVPLLGSLGSSEVELPLLSSKPSSETASSGLTSKTSSEASVSSSVAKNSSSSGTSLLTPKSSSSTNTSLLTSKSTSQVAASLLASKSSSQTSGSLVSKSTSLASVSQLASKSSSQTSTSQLPSKSTSQSSESSVKFSCKLTNEDVKQKQPFFNRLYKTVAWKLVAVGGFSPNVNHGELLNAAIEALKATLDVFFVPLKELADLPQNKSSQESIVCELRCKSVYLGTGCGKSKENAKAVASREALKLFLKKKVVVKICKRKYRGSEIEDLVLLDEESRPVNLPPALKHPQELL, encoded by the exons ATGGATAAAATACTTAGTATGGCTGAAGGCATCAAAGTGACAGATGCTCCAACCTATACAACAAGAGATGAACTGGTTGCCAAGGTGAAGAAAAGAGGGATATCGAGTAGCAATG aaggGGTAGAAGAGCCATCCAAAAAACGAGTTATAGAAGGAAAAAACAGTTCTGCAGTTGAGCAAGATCACGCAAAAACTTCTGCCAAGACAGAACGTGCATCAGCTCAGCAGGAAAACAGTTCAACGTGTACAGGGTCGGCCATCAAATCAGAGAGTGGGAACTCAGCTCGGAGCTCTGGCATCTCCAGTCAGAATAGCTCTACAAGTGATGGAGATCGTTCTGTTTCCAGCCAAAGCAGCAGCAGCGTTTCCTCTCAGGTAACGACTGCGGGATCTGGGAAAGCTTCTGAAGCAGAAGCTCCAGATAAACACGGTTCTGCGTCATTTGTTTCTTTGCTGAAATCCAGTGTGAATAGTCACATGACCCAATCCACTGATTCTAGACAACAAAGTGGATCACCTAAAAAGAGTGCTTTGGAAGGCTCTtcagcctcagcttctcaaagcaGCTCAGAGATCGAGGTGCCCTTGTTGGGCTCCTTGGGAAGCTCAGAAGTAGAATTGCCACTATTGTCTTCCAAACCTAGTTCAGAGACAGCTTCAAGTGGGTTAACTTCCAAAACTAGTTCAGAGGCAAGTGTTTCATCATCAGTTGCTAAAAACAGTTCCTCATCAGGCACATCCTTACTGACTCCCAAGAGCAGCTCTTCAACAAATACATCGCTGCTAACTTCCAAAAGCACTTCCCAGGTAGCTGCGTCACTACTAGCTTCCAAGAGCAGCTCCCAGACCAGTGGATCTCTGGTTTCCAAAAGCACTTCCTTAGCAAGTGTGTCCCAGTTGGCTTCTAAGAGTAGTTCTCAGACTAGCACCTCACAGTTGCCTTCTAAAAGTACTTCACAGTCAAGTGAGAGTTCTGTCAAATTCTCTTGCAAGTTAACCAATGAAGATGTGAAACAGAAGCAACCTTTTTTCAATAGACTGTATAAAACAGTGGCATGGAAGTTGGTAGCTGTTGGTGGCTTTAGTCCCAATGTGAATCATGGAGAGCTCCTAAATGCAGCTATTGAGGCTCTGAAAGCAACACTGGATGTATTTTTTGTCCCACTAAAAGAATTGGCAGATCTGCCTCAAAATAAGAGCTCTCAAGAAAGTATTGTTTGTGAATTGAGGTGCAAGTCTGTGTATTTGGGCACTGGCtgtggaaaaagcaaagaaaatgcaaaagcaGTTGCATCAAGAGAAGCGTTGAAGTTATTTCTCAAGAAAAAGGTGGtagtaaaaatatgtaaaaggaaatacagagGCAGTGAAATAGAAGATCTAGTACTCCTTGATGAAGAATCGAGGCCTGTAAACTTACCTCCAGCACTAAAACATCCTCAAGAATTACTGTAA
- the CDKN2AIP gene encoding CDKN2A-interacting protein isoform X5, whose protein sequence is MAQEVSEYLSQNPRVAAWVEALRCDGETDKHWRHRRDFLLRNAGDLAPAGGAASASTDEAADAESGTRNRQLQQLISFSMAWANHVFLGCRYPQKVMDKILSMAEGIKVTDAPTYTTRDELVAKKG, encoded by the exons ATGGCGCAGGAGGTGTCGGAGTACCTGAGCCAGAACCCGCGGGTGGCCGCCTGGGTGGAGGCGCTGCGCTGCGACGGCGAGACTGACAAACACTGGCGCCACCGCCGGGATTTTTTGCTTCGCAACGCCGGGGACCTGGCCCCCGCTGGCGGCGCTGCCTCCGCTAGCACGGATGAAGCTGCCGACGCCGAGAGCGGGACCCGAAACCGGCAGCTGCAGCAGCTCATCTCCTTTTCCATGGCCTGGGCGAACCACGTCTTCCTCGGGTGCCG atACCCTCAAAAAGTTATGGATAAAATACTTAGTATGGCTGAAGGCATCAAAGTGACAGATGCTCCAACCTATACAACAAGAGATGAACTGGTTGCCAAG aaggGGTAG
- the CDKN2AIP gene encoding CDKN2A-interacting protein isoform X4 yields MAQEVSEYLSQNPRVAAWVEALRCDGETDKHWRHRRDFLLRNAGDLAPAGGAASASTDEAADAESGTRNRQLQQLISFSMAWANHVFLGCRYPQKVMDKILSMAEGIKVTDAPTYTTRDELVAKVKKRGISSSNEGVEEPSKKRVIEGKNSSAVEQDHAKTSAKTERASAQQENSSTCTGSAIKSESGNSARSSGISSQNSSTSDGDRSVSSQSSSSVSSQLNKPHQRKGTTVFECLKVCKA; encoded by the exons ATGGCGCAGGAGGTGTCGGAGTACCTGAGCCAGAACCCGCGGGTGGCCGCCTGGGTGGAGGCGCTGCGCTGCGACGGCGAGACTGACAAACACTGGCGCCACCGCCGGGATTTTTTGCTTCGCAACGCCGGGGACCTGGCCCCCGCTGGCGGCGCTGCCTCCGCTAGCACGGATGAAGCTGCCGACGCCGAGAGCGGGACCCGAAACCGGCAGCTGCAGCAGCTCATCTCCTTTTCCATGGCCTGGGCGAACCACGTCTTCCTCGGGTGCCG atACCCTCAAAAAGTTATGGATAAAATACTTAGTATGGCTGAAGGCATCAAAGTGACAGATGCTCCAACCTATACAACAAGAGATGAACTGGTTGCCAAGGTGAAGAAAAGAGGGATATCGAGTAGCAATG aaggGGTAGAAGAGCCATCCAAAAAACGAGTTATAGAAGGAAAAAACAGTTCTGCAGTTGAGCAAGATCACGCAAAAACTTCTGCCAAGACAGAACGTGCATCAGCTCAGCAGGAAAACAGTTCAACGTGTACAGGGTCGGCCATCAAATCAGAGAGTGGGAACTCAGCTCGGAGCTCTGGCATCTCCAGTCAGAATAGCTCTACAAGTGATGGAGATCGTTCTGTTTCCAGCCAAAGCAGCAGCAGCGTTTCCTCTCAG ctGAATAAACCACATCAAAGAAAAGGGACCACAGTATTTGAATGTTTGAAAGTCTGTAAAGcttaa
- the CDKN2AIP gene encoding CDKN2A-interacting protein isoform X1: MAQEVSEYLSQNPRVAAWVEALRCDGETDKHWRHRRDFLLRNAGDLAPAGGAASASTDEAADAESGTRNRQLQQLISFSMAWANHVFLGCRYPQKVMDKILSMAEGIKVTDAPTYTTRDELVAKVKKRGISSSNEGVEEPSKKRVIEGKNSSAVEQDHAKTSAKTERASAQQENSSTCTGSAIKSESGNSARSSGISSQNSSTSDGDRSVSSQSSSSVSSQVTTAGSGKASEAEAPDKHGSASFVSLLKSSVNSHMTQSTDSRQQSGSPKKSALEGSSASASQSSSEIEVPLLGSLGSSEVELPLLSSKPSSETASSGLTSKTSSEASVSSSVAKNSSSSGTSLLTPKSSSSTNTSLLTSKSTSQVAASLLASKSSSQTSGSLVSKSTSLASVSQLASKSSSQTSTSQLPSKSTSQSSESSVKFSCKLTNEDVKQKQPFFNRLYKTVAWKLVAVGGFSPNVNHGELLNAAIEALKATLDVFFVPLKELADLPQNKSSQESIVCELRCKSVYLGTGCGKSKENAKAVASREALKLFLKKKVVVKICKRKYRGSEIEDLVLLDEESRPVNLPPALKHPQELL; this comes from the exons ATGGCGCAGGAGGTGTCGGAGTACCTGAGCCAGAACCCGCGGGTGGCCGCCTGGGTGGAGGCGCTGCGCTGCGACGGCGAGACTGACAAACACTGGCGCCACCGCCGGGATTTTTTGCTTCGCAACGCCGGGGACCTGGCCCCCGCTGGCGGCGCTGCCTCCGCTAGCACGGATGAAGCTGCCGACGCCGAGAGCGGGACCCGAAACCGGCAGCTGCAGCAGCTCATCTCCTTTTCCATGGCCTGGGCGAACCACGTCTTCCTCGGGTGCCG atACCCTCAAAAAGTTATGGATAAAATACTTAGTATGGCTGAAGGCATCAAAGTGACAGATGCTCCAACCTATACAACAAGAGATGAACTGGTTGCCAAGGTGAAGAAAAGAGGGATATCGAGTAGCAATG aaggGGTAGAAGAGCCATCCAAAAAACGAGTTATAGAAGGAAAAAACAGTTCTGCAGTTGAGCAAGATCACGCAAAAACTTCTGCCAAGACAGAACGTGCATCAGCTCAGCAGGAAAACAGTTCAACGTGTACAGGGTCGGCCATCAAATCAGAGAGTGGGAACTCAGCTCGGAGCTCTGGCATCTCCAGTCAGAATAGCTCTACAAGTGATGGAGATCGTTCTGTTTCCAGCCAAAGCAGCAGCAGCGTTTCCTCTCAGGTAACGACTGCGGGATCTGGGAAAGCTTCTGAAGCAGAAGCTCCAGATAAACACGGTTCTGCGTCATTTGTTTCTTTGCTGAAATCCAGTGTGAATAGTCACATGACCCAATCCACTGATTCTAGACAACAAAGTGGATCACCTAAAAAGAGTGCTTTGGAAGGCTCTtcagcctcagcttctcaaagcaGCTCAGAGATCGAGGTGCCCTTGTTGGGCTCCTTGGGAAGCTCAGAAGTAGAATTGCCACTATTGTCTTCCAAACCTAGTTCAGAGACAGCTTCAAGTGGGTTAACTTCCAAAACTAGTTCAGAGGCAAGTGTTTCATCATCAGTTGCTAAAAACAGTTCCTCATCAGGCACATCCTTACTGACTCCCAAGAGCAGCTCTTCAACAAATACATCGCTGCTAACTTCCAAAAGCACTTCCCAGGTAGCTGCGTCACTACTAGCTTCCAAGAGCAGCTCCCAGACCAGTGGATCTCTGGTTTCCAAAAGCACTTCCTTAGCAAGTGTGTCCCAGTTGGCTTCTAAGAGTAGTTCTCAGACTAGCACCTCACAGTTGCCTTCTAAAAGTACTTCACAGTCAAGTGAGAGTTCTGTCAAATTCTCTTGCAAGTTAACCAATGAAGATGTGAAACAGAAGCAACCTTTTTTCAATAGACTGTATAAAACAGTGGCATGGAAGTTGGTAGCTGTTGGTGGCTTTAGTCCCAATGTGAATCATGGAGAGCTCCTAAATGCAGCTATTGAGGCTCTGAAAGCAACACTGGATGTATTTTTTGTCCCACTAAAAGAATTGGCAGATCTGCCTCAAAATAAGAGCTCTCAAGAAAGTATTGTTTGTGAATTGAGGTGCAAGTCTGTGTATTTGGGCACTGGCtgtggaaaaagcaaagaaaatgcaaaagcaGTTGCATCAAGAGAAGCGTTGAAGTTATTTCTCAAGAAAAAGGTGGtagtaaaaatatgtaaaaggaaatacagagGCAGTGAAATAGAAGATCTAGTACTCCTTGATGAAGAATCGAGGCCTGTAAACTTACCTCCAGCACTAAAACATCCTCAAGAATTACTGTAA